A stretch of DNA from Curtobacterium sp. MCBD17_035:
CCGCGGTCTCCGGGCGTCCCTACAACGACTACGTGCGCGAGGAGATCATCGAACCCCTCGGCCTCCGGGACACCGGGCCGGACTGGGACCCGACCCGGGCGGACGACTTCGTCGTCGGGTACACGGGCTTCCACGTCGACCGCACCCGCTCGCGGCTCCCGCACGTGGACACGCGCGCGATGGCCTCGGCGACCGGGTTCCACGGCACGGCCGAGGACCTCGTCCGGTACTTCTCCGCGCACGTCATCGGGCAGGGCGAGCTCCTGTCCGACCACGCCAAGCGTCAGGCGCAGCGTCGGGCGTGGACCGCCGAGGACGACCCGGCGTCGCGCGGGTACGGCATGGGGTTCATCGTCGACCGCGTGGCCGGGCACGACGTCCGTGGACACTCGGGCGGGTTCCCCGGGCACATCACGCAGTCGCTGTTCGACCCGACGTCGTCGCTCGTCATCTCGGTCATGACGAACGCCGCCGCCGGACCCGCGACCCTGCTCGCCCAGGGCATCCTCCGGCTGCTCGACGCCGCCGCGGACACGGCGGCCCCGGGCGACGCACTCTCGGACGCCCCCGACGACGTGGACGTCGACACCCTGACCGGTCGGTTCGCGAACCCGTGGGGCGTCGTGGACATCGCCCGGATCGGCGACCGTCTGCTCGAGATCGACCCCTCGGCGCCCGGACCGCTCGACAGCGTCACGCGCCTCACCGTCACCGGGCCGGACACCGTGCGCATGAGTTCCGGCAACCGGTTCGGCTCCGTCGACGAGGACATCCGGTACACCCGCGACGACGACGGCGCGGTGACCGCGATCCGGGCGGGCGGGGGCATGTCGATGACGCCCTGGGCCGTCCCGGGCGACGAGTCGCCCGCGGTCGCCGCCGGACTCGCCTGAGCACGGGACACGGATGAGCACGGACGAGCGGACCCCCGCCGACGCCACCGGTGTCGGCCCCGTCCTCGACCCCGCCCGCCAGGCGTTCGTCGAGGAGTTCGCGATCATGCTCCAGGGGTCGGGGTTCCCGCTCATGGACGGACGGGTGCTCGCGTACCTCATCATGACGCGCGCGCCGTACTCGTCGTCGGCGGACATCGCGGCCGGGCTCGAGGCGAGTTCCGGCGCGGTGTCGATGGCCACGCGGCACCTCGTCGTGTCGGGGTTCATCAAGCGGCACTTCGTCCCGGGCGAGCGCAGCCACTACTTCCGCGCCGAGAACGACGTGTGGGGGAGCTGGCTCGCGGGGGAGCGTCGCTACCTCGACCGCGAGCGCGACGTGATCGAGCAGGGTCTCGCGGCACTCGGCGACTCGGACGACCCCGCCGACGCACCGATCCGCGAACGCCTGGTCAACGGACGCGACTACATGACGTGGCTGCACAGCCACCACCGCAAGATGCTCGCGGAGTGGGAGGCGTTCAAGGCCGCCCGCGACGCCGGCACCGACCCCGAGGAGCGACCATGACGACACCGACCGCGTACGACACCGCGACGGACGCACCCGTCCTCGTCGTCGACGGCCTCACCGTCGCGTTCACGGTCGAGGACGAGGAGGTCGTCGCCGTCGACCACGCCTCGTTCACCGTCGGCCGCGGCGAGGTCGTCGCCGTCGTCGGGGAGTCGGGGTCGGGCAAGAGCATGACCGCCATGACGGTCATGGGCATCGCGCCCGAGGGAGCGCGGACGTCGGGAGCGGTCCGACTCGGCGATCTCGACGTCGTCGGCGCGGACGAGCCGACGCTCCGCCGGGTCCGTGGCCGGCGGGTGTCGATGATCTTCCAGGACCCGATGGCCGCGCTCAACCCGGTGTTCTCCATCGGGTTCCAGCTCGCCGAGGCGGTGCGCCGGGCCGACCCGGGCCTCCGCGACCGGGACGCCGTGCGCGTGCGGTGCGTCGAGCTGCTCCGCATGGTCGAGGTGCCGGACCCGGAGCACCGGATCCGGCAGTACCCCCACGAACTGTCCGGGGGCCAGTGCCAGCGCGTCATGATCGCGATGGCGCTCGCCGCGGACCCGGACCTCCTCATCGCGGACGAACCGACGACGGCGCTCGACGTGACGGTGCAGGCCGAGGTGCTCGACGTCCTCCGCCGGCTCCGCGCACGCACCGGGGCGAGCATCCTGCTCATCACCCACGACATGGGCGTCGTGGCGGACCTGGCCGACCGCGTCGTCGTGATGCGCAACGGGCGCGTGGTCGAGACCGGCGACGTCGCGGACGTCTTCCACCACCCCGCCGCCGAGTACACGCGTGAGCTGCTCGCCGCCGTCCCGCGCATGGGCGAGACCGGCCGGGAGGCCGTGCCCACCGCCACCACGCCCGTCCCGGACGCGGTCCTCGCGGTCCGCGGCCTCGTGGTCGAGTACGGCAGTCGCCTCCGCGGGCGGTTCCGGGCGGTCGACGACGTCACGTTCACGGTGGGGCGTGGTGAGATCGTCGGCCTGGTCGGGGAGTCCGGCAGCGGCAAGACCACGATCGGACGGGCCGCGGTGGGACTCGCACCCATCACCGCCGGCACGGTCACGGTCGTGGGGACGGACGTCGGGACGGCGCGTCGTGCCGACCGGCGTGCGATGCGTCGGCGGGTCGGCGTCGTGTTCCAGAACCCGATGCTCTCGCTCAACCCCCGGTACACGGTCGCGCAGACGATCGCCGAGCCGCTCCGCCACATCCTCGGGCTGGACCCCGCGGAAGTCGACGTGCGCGTCGACCGACTGCTCACCGACGTCGGGCTCGGCCCCGGGTGGCGACACCGGTACCCGCACGAGCTCTCGGGCGGGCAGCGGCAGCGGATCGCGATCGCCCGCGCGGTGGCGCTCGATCCGGCACTCCTCATCGCCGACGAGCCGACGAGCGCCCTCGACGTGTCCGTGCAGGCGCGGGTGCTCGACGTGTTCCGCGAACTGCAGGAGCGCCTGGGGTTCGCCTGCCTCTTCGTGACCCACGACCTCGCCGTCGTCGACTCGCTCTGCGACCGCGTCGTCGTGCTCAACCACGGGCGGCTGGTGGAGTCGGGGACCCGCGAACGCATCCTCCGCTCGCCCGAGGACGCGTACACCCGCCGGCTCATCGCGGCCGCTCCCGTGCCTGACCCGATCGAGCAGGCCGCCCGGCGGGAGGCCCGTCTGGCCAGCTGACCGTCCCCTCCCGCGCGCCCCGCTCGTTCCCGACACTCCCGCGGTCGTCCGACGAGGCATGGTCGATCCGTGCGGAAGCGCCCCGTACAGCGGTACGTGACGACGATCCAGGTGTCGCACGACGACGGCCACGTCGGAACCAGGCGGAAGGGGGACCGGGTGGGTCTGCCCGGAGGGTGGGACTACCCGGAGGGTCGGAGGGGGACAACCCCACCACGGGGCCGGGAGCGGGCAGGATGGGGCGCGGGCCCGCCGACCGCGAGGCTCGATCCATGACCGAAACAGCTCGCATCGACACCGCGGAGACCGTGCCCATGCCCTCCGACCAGCTCCCGTCGGCCGCGTCGGGCGGCGTGCCCGCGTCCGGCAGCGCGCCCGCGTCCGCTCCCGGCCGCATACCCGGGACCCGACTCGGCGACGTCCCCCCGTCCGGCCCGGACGACGGCGCCGTCCCGCCCGGCGGTGGGGGTGGTGGCGACGGCACCCCGCGCCGCTCCTTCTACCGGGACGCCTGGAGGCACGTCCCCCGCGACTTCGGGTACCTCGCGTTCACGGCGCTGCTCCTCGGCACCGTGTACTCCGTGTTCCCCCTCGTGATCCTGCACGGGACCGCCGGGCAGGTGCTCAACCCGATCTCGCTCGTGCTGTTCCTGGCGTCGCTGTTCGTCGCGCGATGGCTCGGCGCGTTCGAGCAGCTCCGGATGAGCTGGGCCGAGCCCGAGCGCTTCCGCCCCGTCGACTGGACACCGCGGTGGCGACAGAACTGGTTCCTCCGGATCGTGTCGGCCGTGGCGAACCCGCACTACTGGCTGTACCTGCTGCACGCGGTCGTCGTCTACCCGCTCGTCGCGTGCATCACGATCGGCGCCGGTGCCACCCTCGTCGCCGGCGTCGTGGCCCCGGTCGGCGCCGGGTTCGCCGCCATCACCCACGGGTGGCAGATCAACCAGTACCTCGCCCATCAGGGGATCGGCCAGACCTGGCCCTGGGTGGTCGGCGCGATCGCGTGCGCGGTGTCGGTGACGGCAGCGGTCCTCCTGTTCCCGCTGTGGACCCGCGGCGCGGTGCTCGCGCACTACTGGGTGGACCGAGCACTCCTCGGCGGCTTCCGGTCCGAGGTGCTGCAGCAGCGCGTCGTCGGGCTGCAGGCGTCGCGGGCCGGTGCCGTCACCGCCGAGGGCCAGGCGCTCCGTCAGATCGAGCGTGACCTGCACGACGGACCGCAGCAGCGGCTCGTCCGGCTGCGGATGGACCTCGCGGCGGCCGAGCGCGCGTTCGAGCGTGACCCCGAGCGTGCCCGCGGGCTCATGGCCGAGGCGTCCGGGCACGCGAAGGACGCCCTCGACGAGCTCCGTGCGCTGTCCCGGGGGTTCGCGCCGCCGATCCTGCTCGACCGCGGGCTCGTCGCGGCACTCGAGGCGCTCGTGTCCCGGACGCCCTTGCCCGTCGACCTCGACGTGCGGCTGCCGGACGGGTTCGTGCTGCCGACCGAGATCGAGCGCAACCTGTACTTCACGGTGAGCGAGCTCCTGACGAACACCACGAAGCACGCGGAGGCGTCCTCCGCCGAGGTCTCGATCACCCTGACGTCCGACGCCGACGGTCAGCCGGTGCTCGAACTCCGGGTCCGGGACGACGGCCGGGGTGGTGCCGCCGTGCAGGAGGGCCACGGGATCCTCGGGCTCATGGGGCGGATGCGCGCGCTCGACGGCGAGCTGTCGGTGTCGAGCCCGGCGGGTGGCCCGACCGACGCCGTGGCGCGGATCCCGCTCGGCGCGCTGCGGGGTACGCCGACGACGATGCCGGGAGGCCCGTCCTCGTCCACCACAGGTCCGGTCGCGCCCGCCGCGGGACCGACCGCGGCGCCGTGACGGCTAGCATCGAGCGCATGACCGACGGCCCGGATGCACCTCGCATCCGGGCCGTCGTCGTCGACGACGCGGTCCTCCTGCGCGAAGGCCTCACGCGCGTCCTCGACGAGGCCGGGATCGCGGTCGTCGCGCAGTACGGTGACGCGGTGACGTTCCTCGCGAGCCTGCCGGAGGTCCGACCGGACGTCGTCGTGATGGACGTCCGCATGCCGCCGAGCTACACGGACGAGGGTGTGCGCGCCGCGGTCGCGGCCCGTCGCATGGTGCCGGGCATCGGGGTGCTCCTCCTCTCGCAGTACGTCGAGGCGTCGTACGCCGAGGAGCTCCTGGCGGACGGATCGAGCGGGCTCGGCTACCTGCTCAAGGACCGCGTCACGCGCCTCGACGAGATCGACGACGCGATCCGGCGCATCGCGAGCGGCGGAACGGTGCTCGATCCCGAGGTCGTGACGGAGCTCATGGGGCGTCGGCGTGACCCGCTCGCCGCCCTGACACCGCGCGAGCGGGACGTCCTCGCGCTCATGGCCGAGGGGCGCTCGAACGCCGCGATCGCACGCACCCTCGTGATCGGGACCGGCGCCGTCGAGAAGCACGTGTCGAACATCTTCGCCAAGCTCGGACTCGAGGACACCGGCGACGACCACCGTCGTGTCCTCGCCGTCCTCGCGTCCCTGCGATGAGGCACCGATGAGCGCGCCGACCCCGGCCCGGGACGGTGACCGCGCGGCACGCGTCCCGGCGCCCGCGCTCGCCGTCGCCGCCATGGTGTCGGTGCAACTCGGCGCGGCGATCGCGAAGACCCACTTCGACGTCGTCGGGTCCGTCGGTGCGGCCGTGCTCCGTCTGACGATCGGCGCCGTCGTGTTCGCCCTCGTGGTGCGGCCGGCGGTGCGGTCGTGGGACCGCGCGCAGTGGCTCGGCGCCCTCGGGCTCGGTCTCGCGCTCGGCGGCATGAACGTCTGCATCTACGTCGCGTTCGCGAGCATCCCGATCGGCATCGCGGTGACGGTGGAGTTCCTCGGGCCGCTCGCGCTCTCGCTCGTGTACACCCGGCGATGGCGCGACGTGGTCTGGGCCGCGCTCGCACTCGCCGGCGTCGTGCTGCTCGGTGTCGGCGCGTCCGGTCCCGCCGCGGTCGCGGGGTTCGTGTTCGCCGTCGTCGCCGCGGTGTGCTGGGCGGCGTACATCGTGCTCAACCGGCACGTCGGCGCGCGGATCCCCGGGGTGGACGGTCTGAGCGTCTCGCTCGTCGTCGCGATGCTCGTCGCCCTCCCGGTCGGTGCGGGCGCCGCCGTGCACGGTGTCCGAGCGGATCCGGTGCTGCTGCTCGTGTTCGGCGCCGTGGCCGTGCTGTCGAGCGTCCTGCCCTACGCCCTCGAGATGCAGGCGCTCCGGACGTTGCCCCCGCGGG
This window harbors:
- a CDS encoding transcriptional regulator; this translates as MSTDERTPADATGVGPVLDPARQAFVEEFAIMLQGSGFPLMDGRVLAYLIMTRAPYSSSADIAAGLEASSGAVSMATRHLVVSGFIKRHFVPGERSHYFRAENDVWGSWLAGERRYLDRERDVIEQGLAALGDSDDPADAPIRERLVNGRDYMTWLHSHHRKMLAEWEAFKAARDAGTDPEERP
- a CDS encoding ABC transporter ATP-binding protein yields the protein MTTPTAYDTATDAPVLVVDGLTVAFTVEDEEVVAVDHASFTVGRGEVVAVVGESGSGKSMTAMTVMGIAPEGARTSGAVRLGDLDVVGADEPTLRRVRGRRVSMIFQDPMAALNPVFSIGFQLAEAVRRADPGLRDRDAVRVRCVELLRMVEVPDPEHRIRQYPHELSGGQCQRVMIAMALAADPDLLIADEPTTALDVTVQAEVLDVLRRLRARTGASILLITHDMGVVADLADRVVVMRNGRVVETGDVADVFHHPAAEYTRELLAAVPRMGETGREAVPTATTPVPDAVLAVRGLVVEYGSRLRGRFRAVDDVTFTVGRGEIVGLVGESGSGKTTIGRAAVGLAPITAGTVTVVGTDVGTARRADRRAMRRRVGVVFQNPMLSLNPRYTVAQTIAEPLRHILGLDPAEVDVRVDRLLTDVGLGPGWRHRYPHELSGGQRQRIAIARAVALDPALLIADEPTSALDVSVQARVLDVFRELQERLGFACLFVTHDLAVVDSLCDRVVVLNHGRLVESGTRERILRSPEDAYTRRLIAAAPVPDPIEQAARREARLAS
- a CDS encoding EamA family transporter — its product is MSAPTPARDGDRAARVPAPALAVAAMVSVQLGAAIAKTHFDVVGSVGAAVLRLTIGAVVFALVVRPAVRSWDRAQWLGALGLGLALGGMNVCIYVAFASIPIGIAVTVEFLGPLALSLVYTRRWRDVVWAALALAGVVLLGVGASGPAAVAGFVFAVVAAVCWAAYIVLNRHVGARIPGVDGLSVSLVVAMLVALPVGAGAAVHGVRADPVLLLVFGAVAVLSSVLPYALEMQALRTLPPRVFGVLQSLGPAIAALAGFAIAGEALSARELVALACVTLASIGVTVSGRRERGRSSPVPDAPPA
- a CDS encoding sensor histidine kinase, which gives rise to MTETARIDTAETVPMPSDQLPSAASGGVPASGSAPASAPGRIPGTRLGDVPPSGPDDGAVPPGGGGGGDGTPRRSFYRDAWRHVPRDFGYLAFTALLLGTVYSVFPLVILHGTAGQVLNPISLVLFLASLFVARWLGAFEQLRMSWAEPERFRPVDWTPRWRQNWFLRIVSAVANPHYWLYLLHAVVVYPLVACITIGAGATLVAGVVAPVGAGFAAITHGWQINQYLAHQGIGQTWPWVVGAIACAVSVTAAVLLFPLWTRGAVLAHYWVDRALLGGFRSEVLQQRVVGLQASRAGAVTAEGQALRQIERDLHDGPQQRLVRLRMDLAAAERAFERDPERARGLMAEASGHAKDALDELRALSRGFAPPILLDRGLVAALEALVSRTPLPVDLDVRLPDGFVLPTEIERNLYFTVSELLTNTTKHAEASSAEVSITLTSDADGQPVLELRVRDDGRGGAAVQEGHGILGLMGRMRALDGELSVSSPAGGPTDAVARIPLGALRGTPTTMPGGPSSSTTGPVAPAAGPTAAP
- a CDS encoding response regulator transcription factor — translated: MTDGPDAPRIRAVVVDDAVLLREGLTRVLDEAGIAVVAQYGDAVTFLASLPEVRPDVVVMDVRMPPSYTDEGVRAAVAARRMVPGIGVLLLSQYVEASYAEELLADGSSGLGYLLKDRVTRLDEIDDAIRRIASGGTVLDPEVVTELMGRRRDPLAALTPRERDVLALMAEGRSNAAIARTLVIGTGAVEKHVSNIFAKLGLEDTGDDHRRVLAVLASLR
- a CDS encoding serine hydrolase, producing MTNAEPSAAALDAYRGVLPYIADWVAYKVWQLRVPGVQVAVGYQGEVVWSTAYGYADVEAERRLTEHDLFRIASHSKTFTATALMLLAERGQLRLDDTVGTYVPALVDAGSPIADATVRELMEHGAGVLRDGLDGDYWSLARPFPDEDELLALVLDQGSKVPVGSSFNYSNLGYSLLGMVVAAVSGRPYNDYVREEIIEPLGLRDTGPDWDPTRADDFVVGYTGFHVDRTRSRLPHVDTRAMASATGFHGTAEDLVRYFSAHVIGQGELLSDHAKRQAQRRAWTAEDDPASRGYGMGFIVDRVAGHDVRGHSGGFPGHITQSLFDPTSSLVISVMTNAAAGPATLLAQGILRLLDAAADTAAPGDALSDAPDDVDVDTLTGRFANPWGVVDIARIGDRLLEIDPSAPGPLDSVTRLTVTGPDTVRMSSGNRFGSVDEDIRYTRDDDGAVTAIRAGGGMSMTPWAVPGDESPAVAAGLA